The following proteins are encoded in a genomic region of Prochlorothrix hollandica PCC 9006 = CALU 1027:
- a CDS encoding nucleotidyltransferase family protein, which yields MLAQQKPWLLATYQITRLGIFGSYARGEQRDESDIDILVEYDNAPSLYRLIELRDYLSELFAIKVDGVTRNGLKERIREKVLSEQQDNLGGITGIGPRLVCRWEWGAVVPPCQRKFEYWGPQPGTDRTN from the coding sequence ATGTTAGCCCAACAAAAACCGTGGTTATTGGCAACCTACCAAATTACCCGGCTAGGGATTTTTGGGTCTTATGCGAGAGGGGAACAAAGGGATGAGAGTGATATTGATATTTTAGTTGAGTATGACAATGCTCCCAGTTTATATCGATTAATTGAGTTACGAGATTATCTCAGTGAGTTGTTTGCCATTAAGGTTGATGGGGTGACGAGAAATGGTCTGAAGGAAAGAATCAGGGAAAAAGTTTTATCCGAACAACAGGACAACCTAGGGGGAATAACCGGCATTGGCCCTAGGTTGGTTTGCCGATGGGAATGGGGCGCGGTAGTTCCACCGTGCCAAAGGAAATTTGAGTATTGGGGACCTCAACCAGGGACTGACCGAACAAACTGA
- a CDS encoding Uma2 family endonuclease — protein MANVQPQGLTPADYLVWEAQQPIKYEYLEGQVYAMTGGTLPHNDIALNLYSLLRSHVRGRGCRVNVADAKVRVSANGPYFYPDIVVSCDDRDRRAIEAVQYPKLIIEVLSPSTAGFDRGDKFKFYRRIPTLQEYGLIDGDKVGVDCYRKTSGGK, from the coding sequence ATGGCCAACGTTCAACCCCAAGGTTTGACCCCGGCTGACTATTTAGTGTGGGAAGCCCAGCAACCCATTAAATATGAATACCTGGAGGGTCAAGTCTATGCCATGACCGGGGGAACCCTGCCCCACAATGACATTGCCTTAAATCTCTATAGCCTGCTGCGATCGCACGTCCGAGGCAGGGGCTGTCGCGTCAATGTTGCTGATGCCAAAGTTCGGGTTTCTGCCAATGGTCCTTACTTTTACCCTGATATTGTGGTCAGTTGCGACGATCGCGATCGGCGGGCGATCGAGGCTGTCCAGTATCCCAAGCTGATTATTGAGGTCTTATCACCGAGTACGGCAGGGTTCGATCGGGGCGATAAGTTCAAGTTCTACCGCCGGATCCCGACGCTGCAAGAATATGGCTTGATTGATGGGGACAAGGTGGGGGTGGATTGTTATCGCAAAACCAGTGGGGGTAAATAG